From the Anaerolineales bacterium genome, one window contains:
- the ccsA gene encoding cytochrome c biogenesis protein CcsA, whose protein sequence is MATKPSESKPFWLRVLDIASLVFMAVATWMVFFYAPREAVMGEVQRVFYFHVATGWVGMAAFIVAAIAGIVYLIRPNRKWDILAVAAVELGLVYGFLNVATGSIWARPAWNTWWTWDPRLVTASIMLLTFLAYLLLRQSIEDPDRRARFGAIYAILASLTVPLTYYSIRIWRTLHPVVIGSGDPNAEGGFAMTTPMLHTLLFSVLAFTVLGITLLWHLIRLGQLGDRVEQLRVKWMGN, encoded by the coding sequence ATGGCAACAAAACCGTCTGAGTCGAAACCATTCTGGTTGCGTGTCCTGGATATTGCTTCTCTTGTGTTCATGGCCGTGGCAACCTGGATGGTCTTTTTCTACGCCCCGCGTGAAGCCGTGATGGGCGAAGTGCAGCGCGTCTTTTACTTCCATGTAGCCACGGGCTGGGTGGGCATGGCGGCGTTTATCGTCGCGGCAATAGCCGGCATCGTTTATCTGATCCGGCCCAACCGCAAGTGGGACATCCTGGCGGTGGCCGCCGTGGAACTGGGATTGGTCTACGGCTTTCTAAACGTGGCCACTGGCTCAATCTGGGCTCGCCCGGCTTGGAATACCTGGTGGACCTGGGACCCGCGCCTGGTCACTGCTTCGATCATGTTGCTGACCTTCCTGGCCTATCTGCTGCTGCGCCAGAGCATTGAAGACCCGGACCGGCGGGCGCGCTTTGGGGCGATCTACGCCATCCTGGCCTCGCTGACCGTGCCGCTGACCTATTACTCCATTCGCATCTGGCGCACCCTGCACCCGGTGGTGATCGGCAGCGGTGACCCGAATGCCGAGGGCGGCTTCGCCATGACCACGCCCATGCTGCATACCTTGCTTTTTTCCGTGCTGGCGTTTACGGTGTTGGGCATCACCTTGCTTTGGCACCTCATCCGCCTCGGGCAGTTGGGTGACCGGGTGGAACAGCTTCGTGTGAAATGGATGGGCAACTAA
- a CDS encoding DUF3054 family protein translates to MALPLFLLLTDDALAIFLVTYIGLKFHSLDAILMDRLPYTFLPFLLAWVSAAVALRLYRPSVAGQWKQLWRVPLAALLAAVPAAALRALWLDIPFTPLFALIMGLVLAGALLITRSLYIATVGRLWLDRG, encoded by the coding sequence ATGGCACTCCCACTTTTCCTCTTGCTGACAGATGACGCTCTGGCCATCTTCCTGGTCACCTACATTGGGCTGAAGTTCCACAGCCTGGATGCGATCCTGATGGACCGCCTGCCCTACACCTTTCTGCCTTTCCTGCTGGCCTGGGTCAGCGCCGCGGTTGCGCTGCGCCTATATCGCCCATCCGTGGCCGGGCAATGGAAGCAGCTGTGGCGCGTGCCGCTGGCGGCACTGCTGGCTGCCGTGCCCGCCGCCGCGCTGCGCGCATTGTGGTTGGACATTCCCTTCACCCCGCTCTTTGCTCTGATCATGGGCTTGGTACTGGCTGGGGCCTTACTGATCACCCGCAGCTTATACATTGCCACCGTAGGGCGTTTGTGGCTAGACCGTGGATGA
- a CDS encoding sigma-70 family RNA polymerase sigma factor, whose translation MDEIALIQAAQQGDLDAFNRLVLHYQDMAFNVAYRLLGEDASAADATQEAFIAAYRHLDRFRGGSFKAWLLRIVVNGSYDELRRQKRRPQTELEPENLDGEDNAEPAWLADPSAGPQELSERAELAAAIQRCLKELDDDFRSAVVLVDVQGLDYSEAAQIMKRPVGTVKSRLARARTRMQSCLQGFAELLPDRFRLKAEEA comes from the coding sequence GTGGATGAGATCGCCCTGATCCAGGCCGCCCAGCAGGGCGATCTGGATGCTTTCAACCGTCTGGTGCTGCACTACCAGGACATGGCCTTCAATGTGGCTTACCGCTTACTGGGTGAAGACGCCAGCGCAGCGGATGCCACCCAGGAAGCCTTTATTGCTGCCTACCGCCACCTGGACCGCTTCCGCGGCGGCTCTTTCAAGGCCTGGCTGCTGCGCATTGTGGTCAATGGCAGCTACGACGAATTGCGCCGCCAAAAGCGCCGCCCGCAAACCGAACTTGAACCCGAAAACCTGGATGGCGAAGACAACGCCGAGCCAGCCTGGCTGGCGGACCCGAGCGCCGGCCCGCAAGAGCTCAGCGAACGCGCCGAACTGGCGGCCGCCATTCAACGCTGCTTGAAAGAGCTGGACGATGATTTCCGCAGCGCAGTGGTGCTGGTGGACGTGCAGGGCCTGGATTATTCGGAAGCCGCGCAGATCATGAAGCGCCCCGTCGGCACGGTCAAAAGCCGCCTGGCGCGGGCCCGCACGCGCATGCAGAGTTGCCTGCAGGGATTTGCGGAACTCTTGCCCGACCGTTTTCGTCTTAAAGCGGAAGAAGCATGA
- a CDS encoding aldo/keto reductase: protein MEYRHLGKSGLRVSAIGLGTNQFGGKVDAKGAATIIHAALDAGINFIDTADIYREGRSEEAIGAAVKDVRKQALIATKARHPMGDGPNDRGTSRQHLLDAVEASLRRLGTDHIDLYQMHTWDAETPIEETLRTLEDLLRAGKVRYIGASNFTPWQLTHANAVAELQGWTQFVSIQPHYHMLHREVEAELQPACAYFNIGMLPYFPLAGGFLTGKYRRDQEAPKGSRGEESPYVQRYMTAENYTIVEQLEALAKENGRHLNELAHAWLLAQPQVSSVISGATKPEHVQANAKAAEWILSSEELARADEILGKSKPS from the coding sequence ATGGAATATCGTCACTTAGGCAAAAGTGGTTTGCGTGTTTCGGCGATTGGCCTGGGCACCAACCAGTTTGGCGGCAAAGTGGACGCCAAAGGCGCCGCCACCATCATCCACGCAGCCCTGGATGCAGGGATTAATTTTATCGACACCGCCGACATTTACCGCGAGGGGCGCTCTGAAGAAGCGATCGGCGCGGCCGTCAAAGACGTGCGCAAACAAGCGCTGATCGCCACCAAAGCGCGCCACCCGATGGGCGATGGCCCCAACGACCGCGGCACCTCCCGCCAGCACCTGCTGGATGCGGTCGAAGCCAGTCTGCGTCGTCTGGGCACGGATCACATTGACCTGTATCAGATGCATACCTGGGATGCGGAAACGCCCATCGAAGAAACCCTGCGCACCCTGGAAGACCTGCTGCGCGCAGGCAAGGTGCGTTACATTGGGGCTTCGAACTTTACCCCCTGGCAGCTGACCCACGCCAATGCCGTGGCAGAACTGCAGGGCTGGACGCAGTTCGTCTCCATCCAGCCGCACTACCACATGCTACATCGTGAAGTCGAAGCCGAGCTGCAGCCAGCCTGCGCCTACTTCAACATCGGCATGCTGCCTTACTTCCCGCTGGCCGGCGGCTTCCTGACCGGCAAGTATCGCCGGGACCAGGAGGCCCCCAAGGGCTCGCGCGGCGAAGAAAGCCCCTATGTGCAGCGCTACATGACTGCCGAAAACTACACGATCGTCGAACAGCTGGAGGCCCTGGCCAAAGAAAATGGCCGCCACCTAAATGAACTGGCGCATGCCTGGCTGCTGGCGCAGCCCCAGGTGAGCAGCGTCATCTCTGGCGCCACCAAGCCGGAGCATGTGCAAGCCAACGCTAAAGCCGCTGAATGGATCCTGAGCAGCGAGGAGCTGGCCCGGGCGGACGAGATTTTAGGCAAAAGCAAGCCGAGCTAA
- a CDS encoding transglycosylase domain-containing protein: MSRLIETYALLKRRQRRRAARRRSLPQRLLRVGAVLLGALSLLAALAALAAWPLFQWLAAGMPPVTRLADLMDAQTGELLQPTYIYDRTGAEVWAALQPPGVTRQFTSSPNPYLAQAFVASQQPDYWQAGERPLWLLDERPGGIAENLAAKLLLAEQADGWAKTLRARLLANEALSRFGPQQILVWALDSADFGYWTFGQESAAQLYFGKPAGQLTLGQAALLAAVAQAPALNPFDAPELARAYQRLVLTTMLDQDMISPAEFDTAFAEDLQLAAMPAGLQRPNSFLELLVSQLEAELGYARLHAGGLRVTSTLDAALQQEIEGLGGTLGEVAVLDPINGQVLALHGAGRAHPAAEMLLPFSYLEVFAMGYSPASLVWDLPAGDEFETEEYLGPTTLRAALAAGLLRPVQPLLDPLGSTRAAEDLAAFGWQPEQDATTIDVAAAYGVLAARGLRAGQGDPTDLQLSTVLFVVDAQNRVLLNWTVPQFGTVTSVELAYLVSDVLADASQRPPEQQLAVERPLAFFSAGDWAQGYSPQRVVAVWGDAPVAVLAAAYDAAHRDLPLRAWEAPASLVAVTVCVPSGQLPDEDCPQRRRELFLPGTQPTVVDTLFERVALSGLNGQLATVFTPQEFVRQQLFLRLPEAAKAWANAAGVSQPPERFDTLSPLNLQATPSRIARPEAFAVVGGALTLLAELDEAAEFYDIQVGQGLWPDEWISLAEGRKGSASQVRAAWDTSGLSGLWAIQLQTWDAEGVLQRTYSVVTIEN; this comes from the coding sequence ATGTCCCGGCTGATCGAGACCTACGCGCTGCTCAAGCGCCGCCAGCGACGGCGGGCCGCCCGCCGTCGCAGCCTGCCGCAGCGCCTGTTGAGGGTTGGCGCCGTCTTGCTGGGGGCGCTCAGCCTGCTGGCCGCGCTAGCGGCTTTGGCCGCCTGGCCGCTGTTCCAGTGGCTGGCGGCCGGCATGCCGCCGGTGACGCGCCTGGCAGATCTAATGGACGCGCAGACCGGCGAGCTGCTGCAGCCCACCTACATCTATGATCGCACGGGCGCCGAGGTCTGGGCGGCGTTGCAGCCGCCCGGCGTGACACGCCAGTTCACCAGCTCCCCAAACCCTTACCTGGCGCAGGCGTTTGTGGCCAGCCAGCAGCCGGACTATTGGCAGGCGGGCGAACGCCCATTGTGGCTGCTGGATGAACGCCCCGGCGGTATTGCCGAAAACCTGGCGGCCAAACTGCTCTTGGCAGAGCAAGCCGATGGTTGGGCCAAGACCCTGCGGGCGCGCCTGCTGGCCAACGAAGCTTTGAGCCGCTTTGGGCCGCAGCAAATTCTGGTCTGGGCCTTGGACAGCGCCGACTTTGGCTACTGGACCTTTGGCCAGGAGAGTGCCGCCCAGCTCTATTTTGGCAAACCGGCTGGGCAGCTAACACTGGGGCAGGCGGCTCTGCTGGCTGCCGTGGCCCAGGCGCCGGCGCTCAACCCCTTTGATGCGCCAGAGCTGGCCCGCGCCTATCAGCGGCTGGTGTTGACCACTATGCTGGACCAGGACATGATCTCGCCGGCCGAATTTGATACGGCCTTTGCCGAAGACCTGCAGTTGGCCGCCATGCCGGCTGGGCTGCAGCGCCCCAACAGTTTTCTGGAGTTGCTGGTATCGCAGCTGGAAGCTGAACTGGGCTATGCGCGTTTGCACGCCGGCGGGCTGCGTGTCACCAGCACCTTGGATGCGGCCCTGCAGCAGGAAATTGAGGGTCTGGGCGGCACGCTTGGGGAAGTGGCCGTGCTGGATCCGATAAACGGCCAGGTGCTGGCTCTGCATGGCGCCGGCCGCGCACACCCGGCGGCCGAGATGCTGCTGCCCTTCTCTTATTTGGAAGTGTTTGCCATGGGATACAGTCCGGCCTCGCTGGTCTGGGACCTGCCGGCAGGAGACGAGTTTGAAACCGAGGAGTACCTCGGCCCCACCACGCTGCGGGCGGCTTTGGCGGCCGGCTTGCTGAGACCGGTGCAGCCCCTGCTGGACCCGCTGGGTTCAACACGCGCCGCCGAAGACCTGGCCGCTTTTGGCTGGCAGCCAGAGCAGGATGCGACGACCATCGATGTGGCCGCGGCCTATGGCGTGCTGGCCGCCCGCGGTCTGCGCGCCGGACAGGGCGACCCAACAGACCTGCAGCTCAGCACTGTGCTGTTCGTGGTCGACGCGCAAAACCGAGTGCTGCTCAATTGGACTGTGCCGCAATTCGGCACAGTCACCAGCGTGGAATTGGCCTACCTGGTGAGCGATGTGCTGGCAGACGCCAGCCAACGCCCGCCGGAACAACAGCTGGCGGTGGAGCGCCCGCTGGCATTTTTCTCTGCCGGGGATTGGGCGCAGGGTTACTCCCCCCAGCGCGTGGTGGCGGTGTGGGGGGATGCGCCGGTGGCGGTATTGGCTGCGGCTTACGATGCCGCCCATCGTGATTTGCCGCTGCGCGCCTGGGAGGCGCCAGCCAGCCTGGTGGCCGTCACCGTCTGCGTGCCTTCCGGCCAACTGCCGGACGAAGATTGCCCCCAACGTCGCCGGGAGCTGTTCCTACCCGGTACGCAGCCCACTGTGGTGGATACGCTGTTCGAGCGAGTGGCGCTCAGCGGCCTGAACGGCCAGCTGGCCACGGTATTCACGCCGCAAGAGTTTGTGCGCCAGCAGCTGTTCCTGCGCCTGCCGGAGGCGGCCAAGGCCTGGGCCAACGCCGCTGGCGTTTCGCAGCCGCCGGAACGCTTCGATACACTTTCGCCGCTTAACCTCCAAGCGACGCCCAGCCGCATTGCCCGGCCAGAAGCCTTTGCCGTGGTTGGCGGCGCGCTGACCCTATTAGCCGAGTTGGATGAGGCCGCCGAGTTCTACGACATTCAAGTGGGGCAGGGGCTTTGGCCGGACGAGTGGATCTCTCTGGCCGAGGGCCGCAAGGGCTCCGCATCCCAGGTGCGAGCTGCCTGGGATACAAGCGGCCTGTCCGGCCTGTGGGCCATTCAGCTGCAGACCTGGGATGCGGAGGGCGTCTTGCAGCGCACGTACAGCGTCGTCACGATTGAAAATTAG
- a CDS encoding tetratricopeptide repeat protein, with protein sequence MTVLRGNEDSFREAMNLGHSAAWENRWQEAVEHYTRAMNEFPDNPPMLNSLALAHLELGHLDEALQLYRRAARLSPEDPLPAEKVAWIYKQTGRTKESVQYSMRAAELYLRLRDADKAINNWGRAISLDPDNLDAHAHLALVYEKLGRTPQAISEHIAVAALMQRAGRLDEARKTGEHALHLNPKSIEAQQAAAMLQANKPLPKPARQGSISGPLRLAPGTGRLGNNSPANGKPMAQLELEDGPDPLQEATEKALQTLAAMLFDLTPAGKVEVEPKSGGLRSIAKVVSDGLLARGFDEKAIVRHLNQAIQLETQKQPEEAAKQFEAAIQAGLEHAAAHFVLGLLLRDQGKWDAALPHVQKAVTHADYALAGHLLLAEDLQAREQSKAAVLEYLQALREADASVIAPEKSEALRQQYEPLLAAAEQNPDDAAIQQLCANIRHLLLRPGWRTGVNEARGQLPGQAEGSAPRPVADILTSANSGRLVDALAQISRISRQGHFRAAMEEAFTALEFSPTYLPLHMHMGELLFMNEHPERAVQKLATVARVYSARGENDRATQVYRRIVQMSPLDVSARTHLVERLHALGEKKEAVRETVELADVYYRQAQLAQARETYEKALRLSQGVEVDPNWNAQILHQIADIDLQRLDWRKALRVYEQLRTVAPEDATARQNLVQLNLRLGQEAKANTELENYLSLLSSRSREQDAISFLSALADENGNYVLARRRLAEAYQQQGQRDAAISQWNKLGELLVQKGDRQGALNAVRAILALNPPNAERYQSFLKRLSK encoded by the coding sequence ATGACCGTACTGCGCGGCAACGAAGACAGCTTCCGAGAGGCGATGAACCTGGGCCATTCCGCGGCCTGGGAAAACCGCTGGCAAGAAGCGGTGGAGCACTACACCCGGGCGATGAACGAATTCCCGGACAATCCACCCATGCTCAACAGCCTGGCCCTGGCCCACCTGGAGCTGGGACACTTGGATGAGGCCTTGCAGCTCTACCGCCGGGCGGCGCGCCTCTCCCCCGAAGACCCGTTGCCCGCGGAAAAAGTGGCCTGGATCTATAAACAGACCGGCCGCACCAAAGAGTCGGTGCAGTATTCCATGCGCGCCGCAGAGCTGTATTTGCGCCTGCGGGATGCCGACAAAGCCATAAACAACTGGGGCCGGGCAATCAGCCTGGATCCCGACAATTTGGATGCCCACGCCCATCTAGCGCTGGTCTACGAAAAGCTGGGGCGCACCCCGCAAGCCATCAGTGAACACATCGCCGTGGCCGCCCTGATGCAGCGGGCCGGGCGGCTGGACGAAGCCCGCAAGACCGGCGAGCACGCCCTGCATCTGAACCCCAAGAGCATCGAAGCTCAGCAGGCCGCCGCCATGCTGCAGGCCAACAAGCCGCTGCCCAAGCCGGCCCGCCAGGGCAGCATTAGCGGCCCTCTGCGGCTTGCGCCCGGCACCGGCCGCCTGGGCAACAACAGCCCGGCTAATGGCAAGCCTATGGCGCAATTGGAACTGGAAGACGGGCCAGACCCCCTGCAAGAGGCTACCGAGAAGGCCCTGCAAACTCTGGCGGCCATGCTCTTCGACCTGACCCCGGCGGGCAAAGTGGAGGTGGAGCCCAAGAGCGGCGGCCTGCGCTCCATCGCCAAAGTCGTCTCTGATGGTTTGCTGGCGCGCGGCTTTGACGAAAAAGCGATCGTGCGCCACCTCAACCAGGCCATCCAACTGGAGACCCAAAAACAGCCCGAGGAAGCCGCCAAGCAATTTGAAGCCGCCATTCAGGCCGGCTTGGAGCATGCCGCCGCCCATTTTGTGCTCGGTTTGTTGCTGCGTGACCAGGGCAAGTGGGACGCAGCCCTGCCGCATGTCCAAAAAGCCGTGACGCATGCAGATTACGCCCTGGCCGGCCATCTGCTTTTGGCGGAAGACCTGCAAGCCAGGGAGCAGTCCAAGGCGGCAGTGCTGGAGTATTTACAAGCCCTGCGCGAAGCAGACGCCTCGGTCATCGCCCCGGAAAAAAGCGAGGCGCTGCGCCAGCAGTACGAGCCTCTGCTGGCCGCTGCTGAGCAGAACCCGGACGATGCCGCCATTCAGCAGCTGTGCGCTAACATTCGCCATTTGCTTTTACGTCCTGGTTGGCGCACCGGGGTCAATGAAGCCCGCGGGCAATTGCCGGGCCAGGCAGAAGGGTCTGCCCCGCGCCCCGTGGCGGACATCCTCACCTCGGCCAACAGCGGCCGTCTGGTGGACGCGCTGGCCCAGATCAGCCGCATTTCGCGCCAGGGCCACTTCCGTGCCGCCATGGAAGAAGCCTTCACCGCCTTGGAATTTTCGCCCACCTATTTGCCGCTGCACATGCACATGGGCGAGTTGCTCTTTATGAATGAGCACCCGGAACGCGCCGTACAGAAGCTGGCCACCGTGGCGCGCGTCTATTCAGCGCGCGGCGAGAACGACCGCGCCACTCAGGTCTATCGCCGCATCGTGCAAATGTCCCCGCTGGATGTCTCGGCCCGCACGCATCTGGTGGAACGGCTGCACGCCCTGGGCGAGAAAAAAGAAGCCGTGCGTGAAACCGTGGAGCTGGCCGACGTGTATTATCGCCAGGCGCAGCTGGCCCAGGCGCGCGAAACTTACGAGAAGGCGCTGCGCCTCTCGCAGGGCGTGGAAGTAGACCCCAACTGGAATGCGCAGATCCTGCACCAGATCGCCGATATTGACCTGCAGCGCCTGGATTGGCGCAAGGCTCTGCGCGTCTATGAGCAGCTGCGCACTGTGGCGCCTGAAGACGCCACCGCCCGCCAGAACCTGGTGCAGCTGAACCTGCGCCTAGGGCAGGAGGCCAAAGCCAACACGGAGTTGGAGAACTATCTCTCGCTGCTAAGCAGCCGCAGCCGCGAGCAGGATGCCATCAGCTTCCTCAGCGCGCTGGCGGATGAAAATGGCAATTATGTGCTGGCGCGCCGCCGCCTGGCTGAAGCCTACCAGCAGCAGGGCCAGCGTGATGCGGCCATTAGCCAGTGGAACAAACTGGGCGAACTGCTGGTGCAAAAGGGCGACCGTCAAGGCGCGCTGAATGCCGTGCGCGCCATCCTGGCGCTTAACCCGCCCAATGCCGAACGCTACCAGAGTTTCCTGAAACGACTGAGCAAATAG
- a CDS encoding heme exporter protein CcmB has protein sequence MTELRASLAVIAAVLRKDLAIEWRSRQLLASMLVFVLLVILIFNFALDLDARARAELSAGVLWATFAFAGTLGLNRSGAVEKDAGAMNSWLLTPVDYGTVYLGKTLANMVFMLVVALFSLPVYGVLYNVNLIQPGLLLVLALGSWGYSALGTLLAAMASQARSRELLLPVLVFPLLLPVLVSAVRASSLFLQGQPMAYIWPSLNLLIVYAVCMPVLGYLFFDFIVED, from the coding sequence ATGACTGAGCTACGCGCCAGCCTGGCTGTGATCGCTGCGGTGCTGCGCAAAGACCTGGCCATCGAATGGCGCAGCCGCCAACTGCTGGCCTCCATGCTGGTTTTCGTGCTGCTGGTGATCCTGATCTTCAACTTCGCTCTAGACTTAGATGCACGCGCCCGAGCCGAATTGAGCGCGGGTGTGCTGTGGGCCACTTTTGCTTTCGCCGGCACGCTGGGCCTCAACCGCTCAGGCGCTGTCGAGAAGGATGCCGGGGCGATGAACAGCTGGCTGTTGACCCCCGTCGATTACGGCACCGTCTACCTGGGTAAGACGTTGGCCAACATGGTTTTCATGTTGGTCGTGGCCCTCTTCAGTTTGCCGGTCTATGGGGTCTTGTACAACGTGAACTTGATTCAACCTGGGCTGCTGCTGGTGCTGGCGCTGGGGTCGTGGGGCTACTCTGCCCTGGGCACCCTGCTGGCGGCCATGGCGTCTCAGGCGCGCAGCCGGGAGTTGCTGCTCCCGGTCTTGGTGTTTCCCTTGTTGTTGCCTGTGCTGGTTTCTGCGGTGCGCGCCAGCAGCCTTTTTTTGCAGGGACAGCCAATGGCCTACATTTGGCCGAGCCTTAACTTGCTCATCGTTTATGCGGTGTGCATGCCGGTGTTAGGGTACTTGTTTTTTGATTTCATTGTGGAGGATTAG
- a CDS encoding alanine--glyoxylate aminotransferase family protein: MSEKKLHSAFNVPERILLGPGPSNMPPSVSQALAMPVIGHLDPIFLQVMDEVQGMLRELFQTKNRLTIPVSGTGSAGMEAALSNFIEPGDRVLIGVIGYFGERMVAMAERYGAEVHRLEVPWGQALDLDEVKTALGKHKYKFLAVVHGETSSGVRQPQIAELAAAAHQHGALFILDTVASLGGVPVETDAWDVDVAFSGSQKALSASPGLAPITIGPRAEEALAKRKTQVGNWYLSLGEVQKYWGGERTYHHTAPVQLNYALHEALRLALDEGLEARYARHQHNAETLWSGLEALDMEMLVAREDRLATVTSVRVPPSASHDHVKNSLLNEYGIEIGAGLGQLKGQIWRIGLMGHSSQRKYVSLVLAALREILSA; this comes from the coding sequence TTGAGCGAGAAAAAGCTGCACAGCGCCTTTAATGTCCCCGAACGCATTCTGCTGGGCCCAGGCCCAAGCAATATGCCGCCGAGCGTGTCCCAAGCCCTGGCCATGCCGGTGATCGGCCACCTGGATCCGATCTTTTTGCAGGTGATGGACGAAGTTCAGGGCATGCTGCGCGAGCTTTTTCAAACCAAGAACCGCCTGACCATTCCGGTCTCCGGCACAGGCAGCGCCGGCATGGAAGCGGCGCTCTCAAACTTTATTGAACCGGGTGACCGCGTCCTGATCGGCGTGATCGGCTATTTTGGCGAGCGCATGGTGGCCATGGCTGAACGCTACGGCGCTGAAGTGCACCGCTTGGAAGTCCCCTGGGGCCAAGCGCTGGATTTGGATGAAGTGAAAACCGCTCTCGGCAAGCACAAGTACAAGTTCCTGGCCGTCGTGCACGGCGAGACCTCCTCCGGCGTGCGCCAACCGCAGATTGCTGAGCTGGCGGCCGCCGCCCACCAGCACGGCGCTTTGTTCATCCTGGACACCGTAGCCAGCCTAGGTGGCGTGCCCGTCGAAACAGATGCCTGGGATGTGGACGTAGCCTTCAGCGGCTCACAAAAGGCGCTCTCCGCCTCACCGGGCCTGGCGCCTATCACCATCGGTCCGCGCGCCGAAGAAGCCCTGGCCAAGCGCAAGACGCAGGTGGGCAACTGGTACCTCTCGCTGGGCGAAGTGCAAAAGTACTGGGGCGGCGAACGCACCTATCACCACACCGCGCCGGTGCAGCTGAACTACGCCCTGCATGAAGCCTTGCGCCTGGCGCTGGATGAGGGCCTGGAAGCCCGCTATGCCCGCCACCAGCACAACGCCGAAACCCTATGGAGCGGCCTGGAAGCGTTGGACATGGAGATGCTGGTGGCGCGGGAAGACCGCCTGGCCACAGTCACTTCCGTACGCGTGCCGCCCTCCGCCAGCCACGACCACGTCAAGAACAGCCTGCTGAATGAATATGGCATTGAAATTGGCGCTGGTTTGGGCCAGCTGAAGGGACAGATCTGGCGCATTGGCCTGATGGGCCACAGCAGCCAGCGCAAATACGTCAGCCTGGTGCTGGCCGCCCTGCGTGAGATCCTCTCAGCCTAA
- the ccmA gene encoding heme ABC exporter ATP-binding protein CcmA, translating into MIRARGLVKRYGLRPVLRGVSLQVGRGELVALLGPNGAGKSTLLRMLAGLTRPSLGQVTLAGLTLPEDAQQARARMGFVGHQTFLYEDLSAEQNLAFFASLYGLPDAGPRSAELLERFGLWGRHREPVRAFSRGMQQRLTLARALLHRPQVILLDEPYTGLDRTASAVLDECLSEQLQQGAAILLATHDLEPAQKLAHRACLLAGGELAASWTRRQLASAGFPRQYDRALHEALDD; encoded by the coding sequence GTGATTCGGGCGCGGGGGCTGGTCAAGCGTTACGGGCTGCGTCCTGTGCTGCGGGGCGTTAGTTTGCAGGTGGGGCGTGGTGAACTGGTGGCTTTGCTTGGCCCCAACGGCGCGGGAAAAAGCACGTTGCTGCGCATGTTGGCCGGGCTCACTCGCCCCAGTCTGGGGCAGGTGACGCTGGCTGGTTTGACCCTGCCGGAGGACGCTCAACAGGCGCGTGCCCGCATGGGCTTTGTGGGCCACCAGACCTTTTTGTACGAAGACCTAAGCGCAGAACAAAACCTGGCTTTCTTTGCCAGCTTGTACGGCCTGCCTGATGCAGGCCCGCGCAGCGCGGAGCTGCTGGAGCGCTTTGGCCTGTGGGGCCGGCACCGGGAGCCGGTGCGGGCCTTCTCGCGGGGCATGCAGCAGCGCCTCACCCTGGCGCGGGCGCTTTTGCACCGCCCGCAAGTGATCCTGCTGGACGAGCCTTACACCGGCTTGGACCGGACTGCCTCTGCGGTTTTGGACGAATGCCTGAGCGAGCAACTGCAGCAGGGTGCCGCCATTCTGTTGGCGACGCACGACCTGGAACCGGCCCAAAAGCTGGCCCACCGGGCTTGCTTGCTGGCCGGTGGAGAACTGGCGGCCAGTTGGACCCGGCGCCAGTTGGCGTCTGCGGGTTTCCCGCGGCAGTATGACCGGGCATTGCACGAGGCGCTGGATGACTGA